In bacterium, the DNA window TCCGATTCCCCATAGGTCCACTGATCAACAATAAATGTTTATATCTATGTAAATCCATGAAAGAAACAAATTATCTTTTTAAGAGTTTTATAAGTGCCGGCGGCGTTTTCGTTTATGTATCGGCCGTGGTTTGGCAATGAAACTGTACAAAAGTAAAAAAAGGTTGGTATAATATTACCGTTTTTATGAATTTACCAAATCACATTGTCGTGGTTCCCGATGGTAATCGGCGTTGGGCAAAAAAGAGGGGATGGCCTTCCTTTTTTGGCCATCGCGAAGGGGCTAAAACAACCGGAAAAATTTTAGAAGCCGCTCTTGACTTGAAAATTCCGTATTTTACTTTTTGGGGGACTTCGCTGGATAATGTTACCAAAAGGCCGTCGTCGGAAGTTAAATTTCTGCTGAATCTTTTTGAACGGGATTTTAAAAAACTGATTAAAGATAAAAAAATTTATCAAAATGGCGTGAAGGTTAATGTTTTTGGCCGCTGGGAGAAACTATTTCCTGAAAAAACCAAAAAGGCCATAAAAGAGGCAATTGAAAAAACTAAAAATCATAAAAACTGTCAACTGACTTTTTTACTGGCTTATAGCGGCGTTGACGAAATGGCAAGCGCAATCCAGAGGATTGCTAAAATAAAAAATCAAAATGCAAAAATCAAAATTGATGAGAAATTGATTAAAAACAATCTTTGGACAAAGGATTTACCGGCCGTTGATTTAATGATTCGCACCGGCGGTGAAAGGCAAGGGTGGTCGCATTTTTCCAGCGGTTTGATGATGTGGGACATGGCCGACGCGCAATTTTATTTCACCAAAAATCTTTTTCCGGATTTCTCGGTGGCGGAATTTAAAAAAGTTATAGCGCAATACAGCCAAACCAAGAGGAAAATGGGAGCATAAAGCAGAGAGTCAGTTTGACAAACTTTCCCGATCCTCTATCATTTATTATTAGAAACCTTGAAAGGGGGTGGGGACAATGAGAAGGATTCTCATCAAGGTTTGGCAGGGGGAGTTAAGTCCCAAACAAGCTCTGAAGGAGCTTGAAAAAATGGGATTTAAATTTGCTGCCGGTAAAGAAAAGAGGGGGCTGGAGGTACTTACCGCCTTAAAAAAAAAGGAGGTCAATGTTAATGAAGCCGAAGAGGAGATTGCGCTTCTTGAATGTGTTGGGTGCCAGAGAGAAAAGGATCTCTGCCAAATCTAGAATCTCCCTCAAAAAGCCCGCCGAAATCTTTTAAAAAAATAAAAGAAAGTAAGCGGGCTCACCTATTTAGGTAGGCCGCGGTAGCTTAATGGTAAAGCAGGTGCCTGAAGAGCATCTGAAGGCAGTTCGATTCTGCCCCGCGGCACCACAAACGAACTGAAAGGTTTTTTAGAAGCCCAAAGGTGGGACGCGCGAAGCGCGTCCCACTGATTTCCCCCCATTTTTCCAAACGAATTCGGAGTCCCGCCTTCGGCGGGACGGACTGTTTTTTCGCCAAGAAGCAGGTTCGAAATCAGAAGCAATTTTGACATAGTATTTGCTTTGAATACAAAAAGAATTTTTGTCCTTTTTTCAAAAGTGGTATACTAACTTTGCGCACAATTATTATTAGTAAATCAGCAGAAATGGTTGTGCTAGAACAATTTTGATTTACGTTGAAATTGTGCGCCTAGTACAACCATTTCTGCTTTTGTAAATATATGTCACAAAAATTCTTTTTGTATGCTCGCAAGAGTACCGATGTCGAGGACAAGCAAGTTTTGAGCATTGATGCGCAAATTACGGAATTGCGCGCTTTCGCCAAAAATGAAAAGTTAGAAATCGTTGAGGAGTTTGTAGAAAAGCGTACGGCGAAAATTCCAGGTCGTCCCATTTTTGGCGAAATGATGAGGCGAATAGAGAAAGGTGAAGTGTCTGGGATTATCAGTTGGCATCCCGATCGTTTGGCGCGCAATTCTGTGGACGGCGGACAGATTGTGTACTTTCTCGACATCGGAAACCTTGCGAGCCTCAAATTCCCTAGCCATTGGTTTGAAAACACGCCACAGGGCAAATTCTCGCTGTCTATGGCATTCGTACAAAGCAAATACTATGTTGATTCTCTTTCCGAGAACACGAAGCGTGGACTTCGCCAAAAAGTGAGAATGGGGATATTCCCAAGCCAAGCGCCAGTGGGTTATCTGAACGACAGTAGAACAAAGACGATAGTGGTGGAAAAGAAAAAATCTCGTATCGTGCGCTTGGCTTTTGAGAAATACACGAAAGGAAATATGAGACTGGAAGATGTTTCAAACTTTTTGGCGAAGAACGGAATCAGTACGCGTTCCGGAAAGAGAATCTCAAAAACTAGAGTGTCTTTCATTTTGTCCAATCCGTTCTATGTCGGACTGTTTAACTACGCAAAAGAATTGCACGAAGGAAAACACGAGCCAATCATTTCAAAGAAACTTTTTGATGAAGCACAAGAAATTTTGAAATCTCGCGGACAACCAGAGCGTAAACCACAAAACGAACCTCAACCTTTTTGCGGACTTATTTCTTGTGCTTCTTGTGGAATGATGATAACT includes these proteins:
- the uppS gene encoding polyprenyl diphosphate synthase, whose product is MNLPNHIVVVPDGNRRWAKKRGWPSFFGHREGAKTTGKILEAALDLKIPYFTFWGTSLDNVTKRPSSEVKFLLNLFERDFKKLIKDKKIYQNGVKVNVFGRWEKLFPEKTKKAIKEAIEKTKNHKNCQLTFLLAYSGVDEMASAIQRIAKIKNQNAKIKIDEKLIKNNLWTKDLPAVDLMIRTGGERQGWSHFSSGLMMWDMADAQFYFTKNLFPDFSVAEFKKVIAQYSQTKRKMGA